A stretch of DNA from Drosophila virilis strain 15010-1051.87 chromosome 5, Dvir_AGI_RSII-ME, whole genome shotgun sequence:
tgtgtgtgtgtgtgtgtgtgtggagtggTTGTAGTTGTGGCTGTCTGACCAGCTGGGTGGCCTGTGTCCTCGACCTGCCGGATTCTACCATGCTAAGCACCATATAGCCTGTCTGTCTATGCGAATTAATTAAGTGTTTTCGTGCGCGGGCAAAATCCTTTTGCGGTTCAGCTGGCTCGTGGGCTGAGTAAAAGTTATAGGGCTAAGCTAAGGCTAAGGCGACctgtccatgtgtgtgtgtgtgtgtgtgtgtgaatgtggaGCTAGGAgaaaatcaattataaattaaacatttattaaagaAAGCATTGCCTTGCCCAAGCAGCACAACTTGAGCTCCGGCCCACTATGCCTATGCAAATCAAGCGCCGCATAAATAATGCGACATCATTATTTAGGCAGGTAGGCGAAAGATTTAGCTGCGGATGCGGCCAGAACATTTTGTCGTCAAGTCAGCGAGGGCAGCCAAACTATCTCAGGTAACCAAGGCAACCAAGCCATCCAACCAACCATCCAtacatccatccatccatcaaTTATGTTGAAGTCGAGCTTCGCCTTTTGGCAGCTGCTTAAATGTGATTCCACTCATTTCGATTGTCTCCCTCTTGATTATGCACATGCATTTGGTAGACGCGCTCGTACATCAAACTCGAAGCTCTCAGCCCGTTGCTGGCAGTCGAACTCGAATAAATGCGGCCCGCATGCATATACGatctacaaatatatgtatctgcGACCATATGCTGATAGATGCCGAGTATAACTGATTTGTGTGTACATATCTGCATTGGTAATTTGCTATAAAGCGAATTTAATATGGCACGCAGTGCCCGTTGATTTCATTTCCTTAAGACTTCTACAATAGTCGTCTTTTTGAATAAGGTTTACAATTGCATACTTCCATTTAATCCATAAGAACTTAGGAAATATTTCATCTTTAAAAGTACTaccttatttttttatgtaaacACATTTTCATCCCAAGTCTTAaacatttcattaagatcggactatagaCAGCGAAGAAGGTTCGAATGTTTGTTACGGCAGCTTATCGCggaatacagggtattttgtaGTCAGGCACGCTTGACTAGAGCAATATTGTGTGCTTTTGCACATGCGCAGCAGGAACCCCAAAGATACTTTGCATGCCAGATGAGAGACTTGACTGCTTTTACTCTTTCCATTCTGttgttttgcatttacatTGTTAAGTAGCCTGGACCCGGGTGTACCCGCTAgtataatatagtaaaacacCTTTCCCTATTTActtttgaaaaaacaaaaactatcaAAGCAGACGTTTATATGACTGTCATTGATTTTCTGGGTAGGAATGTGTAGCCTGAAAAAGTTTCAGTCTGCAATCAACTGCGACAgttgaaatttgattttaatttttccttTTCGGCTTTCTggaaaaattttcaaaatttaaattcccCACTTTTTGGTTCCAAATTTTTAAAGCTCAATGTCGATGTGGAAACAAATTTCTGGCAGGTCTCGATGCCTGCTAAAAAATTCCCGGATTCTGAATTCTGTTGGGCTTCGAGGCTTTTCGCAGAAGACTCACAATCCCACTCCAACATGCATGGAGAAAAGTAAGGTTGCGCAACAGAACACTGACTCTTGCATCGATGACCACCCCAAGCCACGCAAGGCGGAAAATATTGAAGAAACTTTTCCCTTCTACAACCTAATAAAATTCAGCAAGGATTGCTGTGAAATGGATTGCGCGGAGCTAGAGTTTCCTGGCTTCGACAAGTGTCTCTACAAAGAATCTGACAAGAATAAGCGCAAGTACCAGATCACCTGGGTGGAGTGTCCACCCATTGCAATCAAGCCCAAGAAGATCTGTTGCCATGTCAAGGATACGCGCCCACCTTTTGAGCGTCGCAAGCCCAAGGAGAGACCCAGCACGGCCTGCAAGCCACCCCTTGAAAAGTGTGAGGAATTGGAATGTCCAAAACTTACAATGCCCCACTGTAGGCCTGTGCGTGTTCCAGTCAAGTGCCACCGTATCAGATATCCCTCCGATTGCGTAAAGGTGAAGGCGCCATATCCAGCTTTCTCGGAGTGCACCCATCCCAAGCTGCGCAAGAGGCGCAGATCCGAATGCCACTGCTGGGATGAAATACCAATGTGCGAGTTGCTCAGGGTTGTAAACAGGCGTCTCATTACCGGCAATATAAGCATGAATCCCTGCGAGCGAACCAACTGATGGCTATCAAGGCTACACATTGATTGGGTGTTTAGCTAGTAGCACCAACAGTATAATTATTGGCATTAATAGAATCAATTGATCGTAGACtcttatttgaaaatcagGATCGTTAATAGAACATTATTCTTTCGAAtttctaataaataaatactgaTTCTAAATATTTGCTGTTTTCCTCCGATTCTCGGCAAACGGTTCGGtattgccaacatttttaGAGCTTGAGAATGATCTCGTGTGTAGCCGAAATAGCTAAATAGAATCTAGTCTGGTTGGCTGTTTATCAATAAGATTATTTGTAAGCAACATTTAATATGCGGCGGGCAGAGCATAAACATTTATACGATCATTCTTTTTAGTTTATAGCAGCGTAGTGGATTCTTTTACATGAGGTCAGTCAGGAAGTCTGATTATATGCTAGCTGTGACGATGGAGCTAGCTGTgccaattttgttttgaaatcaAAGTAGGCATAAATTCGATTTTCCACACAGTTCTAAAGACATTTTCGTAGCATTGTCAGATTCAGACATGATTTGGTCACAATaagaacaaatttaaattttttcttttcggcATAActtccaaattaaatttatttattttactttgtttttgaTTCGACACTTACAAAATGTCTGGTATGCTGTCTATTGCGAAAGGCGTTCGTGTCGTAAGCCCCATGGTTCGTTGTATGTCCTCCAGCTCAAGATTCACAGCGCTGTTGCGTTCGAGGACGGTATGTGGACAGGGATTCTTACAGAGGCATACAGAAAACGAAAGATCTTTGTTGGCGGGATTCCCAATTGGAGGAACCATAAGCGTAAAGCAATTGAGTAACTATCCTTTGGAGAAAGAAAGTAAACCCCGCACTTTCAACCGTGAGATGTCCGGTAGGAAGCAAACGGAAGAAAAACCATTGACTGTCACCGGGGAGGATTTTGGAAGAAAACCAACGAGCAAAAAGCCAATTCTCCAGGGGGAGATCTATTGTCGAAAACAGAAAGAGGAAAAGCCACTAAATACGCATGGAGAGATCTTGTGCCGGAAGCAAAAGGAAGAAAAGCCCCTTCGAATAAATGGAGAGATCTTTGGCAGAAAACAAAAGGAAGAAAAGCCCGTCAGTATAGATGGAGAAATCTTCTGCAGaaagcaaaaagaagaaaaacccGTCAGTATAGATGGAGAAATCTACTGCCGAAAACAAAAGGAAGAAAAACCAATCCTTACCAGTGGAGAAATATTATCCCGCAAGATAAAGGAACAAAGGCCCGTTCGTGGAGAAGTCTTCTGCAGAAAacagaaagaagaaaaacccACCTGTATAAATGGCGAGATCTTCTGCAGAAAGCAACAGGAGGAAAAGCCAGAAGCAATAAGAAAGCTCTTCTGCAGAAAACAAAGAGAAGAAAAGCCCATCAGTACGGATGGGCTGATCTTTGGCAGAAAACAAAGGCAAGAAAAGCCCCTCGGTATACATGGAGAAATTACCTGTCGAAAACAAAAGGAAGAAAGGCCCGTTGGTACGAATGGGGATATTGGCAGAAAGCAAAAGGAGGAAAAACCCGCGGCTAACAATACAGATATCATCTGCAGAAAGCAAAAGGAAGAAAAACCTATAACTGCCAATGTTTTTGGCAGAAAACAAAAGGAAGAGAAGCCCGTCAGTCTAAATCCAGAGATTTTCTGCCGCAAGCAAAAGGAAGAGAAACCTTTTGAAATGATCAAAGAGATCCTCtgcagaaaacaaaaagaagagaagCCTATGACTGCGAATGTTTTTGGCAGAAAGCAAAAAGAAGAGAAGCCAGCCTGTATGAATCCAGAGACTATCTGCCGCAAGCAAAAGGAAGAAAACCCCTTTGAAATGATCAAAGATATCCTCTggagaaaacaaaaagaagagaagCCTATGACTGCGAGTGTTTTTGGCAGAAAGCAAAAGGAAGATAATCCAGTTAGTATGGATCTAGAAATAATCTGCCGCAAGCAAAAGGAAGAAAAACCCTTTGAAATGATCAAAGAGATCCTCtgcagaaaacaaaaagaagacaaGCCTATGACTGCGAATGTTTTTGGCAGAAAGCAAAAGGAAGAGAAGCCAGCCAGTATGAATCCAGAGATTATCTGCCGTAAGCAAAAGGATGAAAAACCCTTTGAAATGGTCGGAGAGGTCCTCTGCAGAAAGCAAAGAGAAGAGAAGCCTATGACTGGGAATGTTTTTGGCAGAAAGCAAAAGGAAGAGAAGCCAGCCAGTCTGAATCTAGAAATTGTCTGCCGCAAACAAAAGGAAGAAAAACCTTTTGAAATGATCGAAGAGATCCTCtgcagaaaacaaaaagaagaaaagccTATGACAGCGAATGTTTTTGGCAGAAAGCAAAAGGAAGAGAAGCCAGCCAGTATGAATCCAGAGATTATCTGCCGTAAGCAAAAGGATGAAAAACCCTTTGAAATGGTCGGAGAGGTCCTCTGCAGAAAGCAAAGAGAAGAGAAGCCTATGACTGAGAATGTTTTTGGCAGAAAAAAGGATGAAAAGAAACCCTTTGAGAAAGTGCTTTTGCCTGATAATTTACTAAAAGCAGGTCGCTTGTCTGTGGGATCGGCAACTAGACAATAGGACACTTTCCTGACGGTCAAATTTATTATCGCGTGCGatgtacaaaataaaaaaaaataaataaattgttaaattgaagcctttttatttcctttattAAAGGAATTAATAATTAAGGAATTAATTCCAATTGTTCGCAAGGGACAGGGTCAGATAGATTTGGTGAACCATTTCGGTGCGCCTGTCTGCTTTAATCTCAAATACAAAAAGCCTTGAGCCTGGGCCGGCGAATGGATTGATTATTGATTAGATCGTAAACAGATTATGAGTGTAGATGTGTAAGGCCTAATAATCTTGCGCGCTCATCTTgtttcgaaaatcaaaactataGCATATTTAAAGATACCTTACCCTCTAAGGACCCCACAttgaataaaatgtataaaagtCCACACAATCTCGTATTTAAATAGGGAGACGatatttgtaaaatttattTCGGGCAGGGTACAGAGTGTCTCTTAGGCACGAACTCTCGACAAGAGCATTCGTAATTTCACTTCACTTGAAAGAAGCATCTGACGACATGAGTTCACATTAAGAGCAAAATGGTCAAACTGGCTTAAATAGATTTTCTAGCAGCAAAAGAAGAACTATTTAATTCGTTGACCTTCTTAAAGTGGTTACCAGCGAcctaatgtttttttttcttaatctACCAATATTGAGACCAATTTTCTAACTATGATTGCATAGTCTTATATCTCTAAGTTCAGTACATAAGTTGATTCTTTgtcataaaacaaatattgaatAATCGTAAGTATTACGacacaatatatatagtcAAGTTTAAATAGTTATGTCAAACAGCACAACATCGAAGGAGCCCTTGCTTTTGGTAAGCTAAGGGGTTTGCTATGCTCTGGGGTTAGTTGTGTTACGAGTGTTCGTTGGATAGATCTTTtggaatttcaaaaatttgtataggATTTTCGGTTTTtctaaattacaaaaaaaattaaaattcgtttaaaattttcattgcGACAAAATATTCAGAATGCTCCCATTTCCCAAAAGATGTGGCGTAGGCAACATCATCTCGGTGGCTCGACTGGGATCGCTTAGCCTGACGAGCCGACCAGTACGCCATTATTCGGACAAGGAGGAGTGCAAGCCAGTAGCTGCCTCCACGTGCGGTCTTGTGCTTAACGAATACACCTGTGGCTTAAAGCCCACCAAGATGTACGTTCCCAAGCCGAAGGTTACCCGTCCTCCCCTGGTGTCTATGTGGAAAATAGAGAATTGTGAACCGGACCTATGTACTTTGGACCTTCGCTACGACATGAAGTATTATCGCATTTCAGATAAGAAGAAGCGCAAATACCAGGTAACTTGGAACGAATGCCCACGCCTTCTTGTCAAACCAAGAAAAGTTTGCCTCTACGAAAAAATGGTACGCCCCAAAATAGAGCGTCGCAAGCACGCCAAGGTGCTACCTGTTCCGCAGGTAGCGAAGTCTTGTATCGCCTTATTAGCTAAAGATACATGCGTGTACGTCAAAGCTCCTTGCTGCAAAGTTGGTCGCAGACCACCCAAGTGTCGTGCTGCCTTCCCCACTCCTGGCCAATGCGAAAAACGCAAGACGCCCTATCCTAGCTTTTCCGAGTGCCAAAAGGATGCCGTGATACCATTACCGCCGGCAGAATGTAAATGCCTGAGCGCCTTTGCCTTGTGCGATGCATGGGCGGTATTACGTCGACGCATTGCAAGGGGACAAACGCCAGCCAAAAAATGTGGCGAAGCTTAAGGCTAAGCTTGAGTTGCAAGATGCCCGATGAAAGTCCCGACGAGCACGAGTTCTAGTATGAAATACTCGCAACGGATTGTGCAAAAAATACTTacatttatacaatttattgccaattaactgaaatttaaaatagctTCATGCTTAATAAACGccaatgcaaatttttatcaagataacCTTTCGATATTTTATCATGGTTGCCGTCTATTTCCTGTCAGTGCTTAAAATTCTACAGACGTGCTCCTTAAGTAGAAAGTCTCCCCATTGTAGCACTACCTTTGGAAgtattaacaaaacaaaattcaataaaaaaatgctCCGAAACATGGGGTGGTACTTGCGATACACTGCACAGCCAATCGCAATTGCTCGATTGTTTAGTAAGGATGCCTCATGTGGCGACAAGGCATCCCAGTGCGACTCTAAAAACAAGGCCAAGCCCAGCTGTAAACGCACTCGCAAGCCCCAGGACTGCAAGAAAACGTCTGCTCCTTACCCTAGCTTTTCAGAGTGTAGAAAGAAGCCAACTCCGCCGAAGTCACCCAGCGAATGCGATTGCCTAAAGCCGGACAAATGATTTAAGCTAATAatagtaaaaattaaaatgcaaattcaaaGTTGAATGAATGTGAACTTCCTATTTGTTGAAAGAAGGgagattttttgaaaattttcatttgaaatattCTCTTGCCAATAGATACCCTGCTTGAAGATTTTCGTGTGCGCACTTCCGCTCTTGGAAAATCTATAAACATTCATCTTAGAAATATGCTCATAAAAGCTGTcattaatttcaaattgaaaacccctttttaatttgaaaacgGAGCAACCCTAGGTATCTTGggtttatattaaatatatgtgtttCACATATTATAAGCTTTTATTACATGATTAGGTTTgtacacaattttatttaaaaactgaaatttgggggaaaaaataaaagaataatataaattcTTGTTGTATCTAAATTCTAAAAGCGAATATGCAAACGTTAAAGCAATTCTGGCGACTTTTAAAAAATGGAGAGTTGAGCCTTCATCTAGCTGCCAACTCGTCTCTACTGGATAATAAGTGCTGGGACCTTCGCAAGCAGGCCCGCCAATCTGAAGCGCCCCCAAAAAAGCGACATTCCAGCTACGATCAATATTTTTATCGGCCGCGTTCTCATGATCGCCACTTTCTAAGTCAAAATTTGTTGTCTAGAGAGGATGTGGTTCAAGATGTGGCGAATGAAGATAACCACAAGGCAGACCGCGTTGATGAGCCGGTTGAATCTGTACATGAGCTTTTGGGCGAGAGCCGCTTCGATCACGTCCACTACAGACCAAAAAAACTAAAGGACCGATTCTATGTGCGAACTTGGGCTGATTTTGAAGATTTGAAGAGTTTTGAACCGTTACACTCGCTTCAACCCAGCTGTGCGGCAACACAGCCAAAACTGGCCCATGAAACCATTTCATCAGTCAAGTACACAAAGCCCGCGGAGTTCAGAAAATCGGAtgaccaaaagaaaaacatggTTAAATATGAGTGTGTTGCCTGCAATCGCTACTCTCGGACTTACCCACCTCTTTTCTTGCGACGTGTTACTGTTTAAGATACGATTAAATatgattataaataatttgagAAAATACTTTACAATGAGGTTGTTATTTAAAATGGGGAATTATGTTAGCTCTGCATTAATTGCATTGAAGCTGCACATAAAATTGGTTTTAAACGAAGGCTCTAGGCCAGACATCTAGCCCATATTGTGGGGTAGCCAGCATTATTTCGTCCATTCTTTCAATGGTTTCTGTATTCATAGTTTTTACCTCAGCCCATTTACCAAAATAGGCTCATAAGAAAGCTTAAACTATCCATCTCAGAGCATTGTCTTTTCAAATGTGTGCCTAGAATGGAGCGACGGACAGACTGGCCAACGGATTGGATCGACTTGGATATATAAggatgtatgtgtatttaatGCGGTAGAAAGGGTTTTTCTGttctatttgcatttgcaaccAGAAATCATTTCTACCACATAATAAAAAGTATGGGGTAATATCAAGTAGTATCAACAACAAAGTAGAATCATcattgatattaaaaaaacctTATCAGGTTGGCTATGACTTTTACTTAAAATTTATCGGGAGATGGTCATGTGTTCCATACAacattatttagtttttagctAGATTTTCTGGAGTTAGGATCATTccggaaaaataaaaatgaaaatcgttcagtaacaaaatatttttggttaATCACACGTTTGGGTATAAAATTTCTTCGAAAATTGTATTCTCTAACTAATCTAAATTGACAATGCGGTCTTTGAGAAAAAACTTTTCTCAGTTGCCTATGGCGGTAATACAGAGGTGTCCACATTCGCAGAGCCCAGGACTACTTTCGGCGATTGGCTCTTCGAACGTACTAAGCTCTAATCGTTGCTTGGACACATTGTATGGTGCAGAGTCATGTGAAGATTGCGCAGAGTCATATAGAATATCTCCAGCCCGAACTGATCTAAAGAAGATGGAAAAGCCAGATCCCTTTAAAAACAAGGATCCATGCTGGCAATCACTTCGTCGTACGGAGTACAAGTGCCGCACTGATCCAGAGTTTTTGCTGGATGCATTCATTGATGCGAAGAAGAAATGTCTCCAGGACCCCTGTGCATGGGATGTACCCCGTGCTGATTTAACCTATTACAGGCCGTCCGACAAATTAAAGCGCAAGTATCCACGCACTTGGATTAAGTGTGTGGTGAAGCGGCGCAAGGTTAAGATGCAGTGTGCCTGGAAGCCCGTTCCACACGAGCGTCGCAAGTTCCAACGTATACACAAGACATCGACCTGCGAAGCGGACGCCTGCGCTCTAGGTGCCCCACATTTAAAGCTACAGATCTGCAGACCTCCAGAAAAAACGACGTGTCCACGTTTAACAATGCCATTTTGTAAGACAAGCGTTGTTCCACCCAAGTGCAAAACGGGCGGCAGAAAGCCATCAAAGTGCCGCAAGCGTTTAACCAAGTACCCTGCATTCTCAGAGTGCCTTATAGATCCGTTACCGACAGCACCACCCGTCGAATGCAAATGCCTCAAGACCCCGTCAATGTGCAGTGTTTGGGAATACTTCCGTAACAAGAAATCCTAGATGAATTCAGTTAAATGACGgataaaattactttaaaatattaatgtcaataataaaatatgctgAGCCACATACCTTTTAAAGGTCTTATACTTAGGATTATCTATGCCGAAAATATAACTTAGAGTAATTTGAGAATATTAAATTTGACAtgttttaaaaagttattttaTGGGTTCCTTATTTAGATCCGGTCGGTTGCCAGATATCTTTTATTAGCAATGTTATATTAGCAACAGAAAGTTGGTCCTTTGGAAGGTTCTAGGGTTGCTTTGAATCTGGGACAAGCGGTTGCCAAGGGAGTTGATGTAGgtcaaatacatatacttaatggggacGGTGATTTCCTAGCCGATAAAAAATTGGTAAAAGAATATAAGAGGCTCTACATGAGTTGATCAGATACGAAACATAACGGGGAAGGTGCACGGCGACGAACCGCGTCGATTACTTTTTTATACCACCCTCTTTTATAAGTAGAGTCTTGCGTATATACTATTATACTATTCAGGAATTCATATAACATCCAATTTCACATTACTTTGGGAATGAAAACTCAACACAACTTCTCCACATGTATGAGATTGTACCTTACTCAAGTAAGATTTACTGTATTCTGATGTTTATTCTGTTCaacaattttcagtttttatttagatttaCTGAAGGGAGTATCATTCCGTAAGAAATATGAAAATCGTTcagtaaaaaaaatttttgttttcttttaatagtTAAACGCATTTGGGTAcaaaatttctttgaaatgcAGTTCCTGAGAAAGGGCTTTtctcagctgcagctggtgaTGGCTCAGAGGAGTCCACCTTCGCAGAAACCAGAACTTGTCTCTACCATTGGCTCTTCGAACCTTCTAATCTCCAAGCGTGGTTTGGATACTTTGTATAAGTCAGAGTCATGTGAAGATTGCGCAGAGTCGTACAAAATATCACCGGTCCGAGAAGACATCAAGAAAATGGAAGAGCCGGATCGCTTAATAAACAAGGATCCATGCTGGCAATCACTTCGTCGTACAGAGTACAAGTGCCGTACTGATCCAGAGTTTTTGCTGGATACTTTCATTGATGCAAGGAAGAAGTGTCTAGGAAACCCCTGTGCGTGGGATGCTCCTCGTTTAGATTTGACCCACTATAAGCCGTCCGACAAGCTGAAGCGCAAGTATCCACGTACTTGGAATAATTGTGTCGTCAAACAGCGCAAGGTTAAGTTGCAGTGCTTCTGTGAGCCCGTTACACACGAGCGGCGGAAGTTTGAACGCATACAAAAGACTTCGGTCTGTGAAAAGCCACCGTGCGCCCTAGGGTCGCCACAATTGAAACTAAAGGTCTGCAAACCTCCCAAAAAAACGTTGTGTCCACGTTTAAAAATGCCGTTTTGTAAGCTGGGCGCTGTTCCACCCACGTGCAAGAAGGGCGCAAGGGGGCCCAAAAAGTGCCGCAAGCGTTTAACCAAGTATCCTGCTTTTTCAGAGTGTCTCATAGATCCATTGCCGATCACTCCACCTATCGAATGCAATTGCTATAAGACTCCACCAATGTGCAAGGTTTGGGAATACTACCGTAACAAGAAATCCTAGACAAATCGGACCTTAAGATGACGTATACAGTTTAATGGCGCATAACTATTTCATAATATCAATGtgccataaataatattttgctgCGTAACAAAAATCCGATTACCAGGaatcaaatttacaaaaagAATGATGTACAAAAATAGCGCCAATATGTGACAGACCCGTGTCAACGTCTGTTATCGGTTCTACCACATCGATCTCGGGAGCCATGAAATCCACAAAAAGCTTGTTAATCCCATTTTCAATATCGGAGAGAAGTAAAAATTGGTATATAGGTTCTTAAACATAATTCTGCCCTTTTCACCACTAATTGAAGATCCCCTTTAAGGGGGAAggataataaaaatcaattttctaGAATGCCTTTCTTTTTCGTAGGCTGCTAATGAAGGACAGCACGACACGGCTTAAGGTCCGCAGCCTATGTATGATATATAAGATTTTGTTTAGCATGCATGTTTTTCAAAGATGTTACTGGGCACATCAAGGTCAATAATTATAGATCTTACGGTATTCGGACAAGGAATACTTGTCAAACTTAGTATGACGTTCGTTATCCACGGCATACTTATAAAACGTGTAGTTTATTCGACAGCTAGCTAGAATATCTCATGTCATCTtgtgtcctgactgactgaaccGCAACCAAGGCATAGCACAAGGCGGATAAGCTGCGGCTGATATTTTTGCTGAAGTTACCTCCTGCAGTTGGGGAAAACTGTGGTCAAagtttttacaaaaaaaactaatataaGTTGCGTATAAAAATTGTGTGTTGAAATCGTGATGTAAGTAGACTGATTGGCTTAGGTGTCCAAGCAAGAAGTCGCCGGTTCAACTTATTAAATtggatacaaaaaaaaaaaagagaattcCTTTGCCCAATTAACGCGAGCAGACTTATACAGCACCGAGGGCGGTAGGAGTTTCCTTTTAGCCACAACAATCACTACGGGGCCGTTGAATGTAAATTTTCAACATTAACTTTTTGAGGCTGGCGAATCCGAGCAACTTGtagtttaatatatttcaaattcttTGTATTTCATAGCTTACTCTATATTCAgtctttgatttctttttcgGCAAAtctgaaaattatttttaaatttcaaaataatgcCTTCTAAGCCGCTATTAACATCAAAGCTATTGCAGCGTCCAGGAGTGTTGACTAAAGCTCTGGTATTCCATCCACAACGAACCTACAACTGGGGCAACTACGATGCCTCCTCTAAAACGTGCTGTAAGATGCACGACGCTGAAACGTTTAAATGCTTAGAGggtaaattaaaatgcaagcCCACTAAAATTCCAAATAAATGTTACAAGCGTGTTGATGAGGAG
This window harbors:
- the LOC6625842 gene encoding uncharacterized protein, whose protein sequence is MRSLRKNFSQLPMAVIQRCPHSQSPGLLSAIGSSNVLSSNRCLDTLYGAESCEDCAESYRISPARTDLKKMEKPDPFKNKDPCWQSLRRTEYKCRTDPEFLLDAFIDAKKKCLQDPCAWDVPRADLTYYRPSDKLKRKYPRTWIKCVVKRRKVKMQCAWKPVPHERRKFQRIHKTSTCEADACALGAPHLKLQICRPPEKTTCPRLTMPFCKTSVVPPKCKTGGRKPSKCRKRLTKYPAFSECLIDPLPTAPPVECKCLKTPSMCSVWEYFRNKKS
- the LOC6625847 gene encoding uncharacterized protein, translated to MSMWKQISGRSRCLLKNSRILNSVGLRGFSQKTHNPTPTCMEKSKVAQQNTDSCIDDHPKPRKAENIEETFPFYNLIKFSKDCCEMDCAELEFPGFDKCLYKESDKNKRKYQITWVECPPIAIKPKKICCHVKDTRPPFERRKPKERPSTACKPPLEKCEELECPKLTMPHCRPVRVPVKCHRIRYPSDCVKVKAPYPAFSECTHPKLRKRRRSECHCWDEIPMCELLRVVNRRLITGNISMNPCERTN
- the LOC116651152 gene encoding uncharacterized protein — translated: MQFLRKGFSQLQLVMAQRSPPSQKPELVSTIGSSNLLISKRGLDTLYKSESCEDCAESYKISPVREDIKKMEEPDRLINKDPCWQSLRRTEYKCRTDPEFLLDTFIDARKKCLGNPCAWDAPRLDLTHYKPSDKLKRKYPRTWNNCVVKQRKVKLQCFCEPVTHERRKFERIQKTSVCEKPPCALGSPQLKLKVCKPPKKTLCPRLKMPFCKLGAVPPTCKKGARGPKKCRKRLTKYPAFSECLIDPLPITPPIECNCYKTPPMCKVWEYYRNKKS